From Camelina sativa cultivar DH55 chromosome 7, Cs, whole genome shotgun sequence, one genomic window encodes:
- the LOC104700150 gene encoding uncharacterized protein LOC104700150 yields the protein MADTADLNRICNDLGVPREEALYYLEGLDWDFASAFEACRVKTLPFVKAKSSPTTTTKSLVTAKSTAEVSSSTRLTTTINQPCVLNQQVPFPSTQPRLFDSPRSSNPATGVSPEIKKERIDRFRDVAYGLSLEEIVAYLERFNWNIDAAVNHYFLQRESEETPYSSDDSDEDDDDDLHEMFDESCLQRIPEAYIPTLEGFSKDETSVALAAEMMERRGPPLPSLHLPSPLSSVGYQVGSSSSSFGLMDFDMPELHDVPITSSSQVQIQGSSKSSAQIKEDHPPPYKVDRICNETGVCRSEALYYLQGFDWDLASAMEACRRKTLPPLKATSLPVVSVNEVSVAPTSTPEVLNSRRISNALRIQPEQLPPKEDELLSDTKAESIKQFCEVTAVAPDFAVSYLESFKWNVQGAINSFMEEPERIIPSEAVTSKALPSQTQFQASGSSSSSFMNVDPTETKEPLEEASDESVPVAISPLESSQVDGNLKGSAVEEDSSTEAVLAAPNTITMTIILLDGKEAKIPFRFDQTVRDIRNAIDALRPDASRNYDLMSADSIEDLNTTVEKLSKGSTSLVQVQLD from the exons ATGGCTGATACGGCGGATTTGAACCGAATCTGCAATGATCTTGGAGTCCCTCGAGAAGAAGCACTCTATTACTTAGAAGGATTAGACTGGGATTTTGCTTCGGCGTTTGAAGCTTGCCGCGTCAAAACCCTGCCTTTCGTCAAGGCTAAATCTTctccgacgacgacgacgaagtCTTTAGTTACCGCGAAATCCACGGCGGAGGTGTCTTCATCTACTCGATTAACAACAACGATCAATCAACCTTGTGTTTTGAATCAGCAGGTTCCGTTTCCGTCAACACAGCCAAGACTGTTCGATTCACCTCGGAGTTCGAATCCGGCGACGGGAGTATCGCctgaaattaaaaaagaacGAATCGATCGGTTCCGCGACGTGGCTTATGGACTGTCTCTGGAAGAAATCGTCGCTTATCTCGAACGCTTCAATTGGAATATCGACGCAGCCGTAAACCATTACTTTTTACAACGAGAATCGGAGGAGACTCCGTATTCGTCAGACGACtcggatgaagatgatgatgatgatcttcacGAGATGTTTGATGAGTCGTGTTTGCAGCGTATTCCAGAGGCTTATATTCCGACTCTTGAAGGGTTCTCGAAAGATGAAACATCGGTGGCGTTGGCTGCGGAGATGATGGAGCGTAGAGGTCCGCCTCTTCCGTCGTTACATCTACCGTCACCACTATCTTCAGTTGGCTATCAAGTCGggagctcttcttcttcctttgg TTTGATGGACTTTGATATGCCTGAGTTACACGATGTGCCTATAACGTCTTCGTCTCAAGTGCAG ATTCAGGGAAGTAGCAAGAGTTCTGCTCAGATCAAGGAAGACCACCCTCCGCCATATAAGGTTGATAGAATCTGTAATGAAACTGGAGTGTGTCGTTCTGAAGCACTCTATTACCTCCAAGGATTCGATTGGGATTTGGCTTCTGCGATGGAGGCTTGCCGCAGAAAAACATTGCCTCCCCTAAAGGCTACGTCTTTGCCAGTGGTTTCTGTGAATGAGGTATCCGTGGCGCCAACATCGACGCCAGAGGTGTTGAACTCACGTCGGATTTCGAATGCGTTGCGGATTCAGCCAGAGCAACTACCGCCAAAGGAAGATGAACTGTTGTCTGATACGAAGGCTGAAAGTATCAAGCAGTTTTGCGAGGTCACTGCAGTGGCTCCAGATTTCGCAGTGTCTTACCTCGAAAGTTTCAAATGGAATGTACAAGGTGCCATCAACTCTTTCATGGAAGAGCCGGAGCGTATCATCCCCTCAGAGGCTGTAACATCCAAGGCATTACCTTCACAAACACAGTTTCAGGCTTCCGGGAGCTCTTCTTCTAG TTTCATGAACGTTGATCCGACCGAGACAAAAGAGCCACTCGAAGAAGCTAGTGATGAAAGTGTCCCCGTAGCTATTTCTCCATTGGAATCGTCTCAAGTGGAT GGAAATTTGAAGGGTAGTGCTGTCGAGGAAGATTCAAGCACCGAGGCCGTACTAGCTGCGCCGAATACTATTACAATGACGATCATACTTCTCGATGGGAAAGAGGCAAAGATACCTTTTAGATTCGATCAAACCGTCAGAGACATCCGCAATGCCATTGACGCGCTAAGACCAGATGCCAGCAGAAACTATGATCTCATGTCTGCAGATAGCATCGAGGATTTGAATACAACGGTCGAAAAACTCTCTAAAGGTTCTACAAGTTTGGTGCAGGTCCAACTTGACTAG
- the LOC104700152 gene encoding uncharacterized protein LOC104700152: MTTMMADPVKRICDELGVCNEEVICYLDGFQWNLDSAMEACRSQTLPVPLLTVQSLPVNEKSTSKASSTPPIRIDSLRSLNLQDEQSRNQLIRRFCEAAAGAEVEDAYAYLSRSNWNIDLAIVYFYDERRPTPPQGKRRRYISTPQFKQLRIGSSSSDSMEIDSTGGHIPEAKEKGSGWPPVETWIDRACNETKVSREEALFYLEGFMWNLGPAVEACRTKTLPEVLVSEESAEAPSNFPEQPSQLNDKLISSFCDAVGGATREKAISILQLCNWNIDQAVGCYFDGFSEDDISTAIDMRMIVTRGLPSLMDVDPTEPERLLKEAGVENAVVAILGLASSQVDGKAVEEDSSTETFPDPVAVQDRIVLGPRAARTTITITIILADGRSVNIPFRSNQTVRDIRDAIDELTPSNDKDYFLQSMAGVDYMDSNITVHEISAGRSTTLLQIYLNP; this comes from the exons ATGACGACGATGATGGCTGATCCGGTGAAACGAATCTGCGATGAACTTGGAGTGTGTAATGAAGAAGTAATCTGTTACCTCGACGGATTCCAGTGGAATTTGGATTCGGCGATGGAGGCTTGCCGCAGCCAAACCTTGCCGGTCCCGTTACTCACGGTTCAATCTTTGCCGGTGAACGAGAAATCCACGTCGAAGGCGTCGTCTACACCGCCGATAAGGATCGATTCACTTCGGAGTTTGAATCTTCAAGATGAACAGTCGAGAAATCAACTAATCAGACGATTTTGCGAAGCGGCTGCTGGAGCGGAAGTAGAAGACGCATACGCTTACCTATCGCGCAGCAATTGGAATATAGACCTAGCCATCGTCTATTTCTACGACGAGCGCCGTCCAACGCCTCCTCAGGGGAAACGTCGAAGATATATTTCAACACCGCAGTTTAAACAACTCAGAATCGGGAGCTCTTCTTCTGA TTCGATGGAGATTGACTCGACAGGAGGACATATCCCTGAAGCGAAG GAGAAAGGTAGTGGTTGGCCACCGGTGGAGACTTGGATTGATCGAGCCTGCAATGAAACCAAAGTCTCCCGAGAAGAAGCACTCTTTTACCTTGAGGGATTCATGTGGAATTTGGGTCCGGCTGTGGAGGCTTGCCGCACCAAAACCTTGCCGGAGGTTTTGGTGAGCGAGGAATCTGCTGAGGCGCCGTCGAATTTTCCAGAGCAACCGTCTCAGTTGAATGATAAACTCATCTCCTCATTCTGCGATGCGGTTGGTGGAGCGACTAGAGAGAAAGCAATCTCTATCCTTCAACTCTGCAACTGGAATATAGACCAAGCCGTCGGCTGTTACTTTGATGGGTTCTCAGAGGATGACATTTCCACGGCAATTGATATGAGAATGATAGTCACCAGAGGTCTGCCTAG TTTGATGGACGTTGATCCGACCGAGCCAGAAAGGTTGCTCAAAGAGGCTGGTGTAGAAAACGCCGTAGTAGCTATTCTTGGACTGGCGTCGTCTCAAGTGGAT GGTAAGGCTGTTGAGGAAGATTCAAGCACTGAGACATTCCCTGATCCTGTTGCCGTCCAAGACAGAATAGTTTTGGGGCCTCGAGCTGCGCGGACTACTATTACAATAACTATCATCTTGGCCGATGGTAGGTCCGTAAATATTCCTTTTAGATCCAACCAAACCGTCAGAGACATCCGCGATGCCATTGACGAGCTAACGCCATCCAACGACAAAGACTACTTTTTGCAATCAATGGCTGGAGTAGATTATATGGACTCCAATATAACTGTACACGAGATTTCTGCTGGTCGGTCCACAACTCTCCTCCAGATCTACCTTAATCCGTAG
- the LOC104700153 gene encoding endoglucanase 11, giving the protein MTVRYHRHKQCRHSLLLLLLIITIISAALDSVSSETDVGGFDYGDALSKSLLYFEAQRSGRLPYNQRVTWRDHSGLTDGLEQGVDLVGGYHDAGDHVKFGLPMAFTVTMLSWSVIEYGDSLASTGELSHALEAIKWGTDYFIKAHTSPNVLWAEVGDGDTDHYCWQRPEDMTTSRRAFKIDENNPGSDIAGETAAAMAAASIVFRSTNPHYSHLLLHHAQQLFEFGDKYRGKYDESLKVVKSYYASVSGYMDELLWGATWLYRATDNEHYMSYVVDMAHQLGGLSWAMSEFSWDVKFAGVQLLASMLLKEEKHKQHSKVLQQYKSKADHYLCSILNKNINGTNVQRTPAGLLYIRQWNNMQYVSTASFLLTVYSDHLRKSNTDLKCHQGTVTPEEMLGFAKSQIDYILGSNPMETSYLVGYGPKYPTRVHHRGASIASFKEHKGFIGCTQGYDNWYARSEPNPSVLVGALVGGPDHRDEFDDRRDNYVQTEACTYNTAPLVGVFARLIELEELKLEEEDVSLVATYKR; this is encoded by the exons ATGACTGTCAGATATCACCGACACAAGCAATGTcgtcattctctcctcctccttcttctgaTCATTACCATCATCTCCGCCGCGTTGGATAGCGTTTCGTCGGAGACAGACGTCGGAGGTTTTGACTATGGCGATGCATTGTCTAAAAGCTTACTCTACTTTGAAGCTCAGAGATCAGGTCGGCTTCCGTACAACCAGCGCGTCACGTGGCGTGATCACTCTGGTCTCACCGACGGTCTTGAGCAaggg gTGGACTTAGTGGGAGGATATCACGATGCCGGagaccatgttaaatttggacTTCCGATGGCTTTTACTGTAACCATGTTGTCTTGGAGTGTGATAGAGTACGGTGACTCACTGGCTTCCACCGGCGAGTTATCTCACGCGCTAGAAGCGATCAAGTGGGGAACAGATTACTTCATCAAGGCTCACACGAGCCCAAATGTCTTATGGGCCGAAGTAGGCGACGGAGACACTGACCACTACTGTTGGCAAAGACCGGAGGACATGACGACTTCAAGGCGAGCTTTTAAGATCGACGAGAACAATCCGGGATCAGATATCGCCGGAGAAACTGCCGCGGCTATGGCAGCAGCTTCGATCGTGTTCCGTTCAACAAATCCACATTACTCTCACCTTCTCTTGCACCATGCCCAACAA TTGTTTGAGTTTGGAGACAAGTACAGAGGAAAATATGATGAGAGTCTAAAAGTTGTGAAAAGTTATTATGCCTCGGTGAGTGGGTACATGGACGAGCTTTTATGGGGAGCCACGTGGCTTTATCGAGCCACCGACAACGAGCACTATATGAGTTATGTGGTTGACATGGCTCACCAACTCGGTGGCCTGTCTTGGGCCATGTCCGAGTTTAGCTGGGACGTCAAGTTCGCCGGTGTTCAACTCCTCGCTTCCATG TTgctaaaagaagaaaagcacAAACAACATTCTAAAGTCTTACAACAATACAAATCAAAGGCGGATCATTACCTATGCTCAATCCTCAACAAGAACATCAACGGCACAAACGTCCAGCGAACTCCAGCCGGTTTACTCTACATCCGGCAATGGAACAATATGCAATACGTATCCACCGCATCTTTCCTCCTAACCGTATATTCCGACCATCTCCGAAAATCAAACACCGATCTCAAGTGTCACCAAGGAACCGTAACTCCTGAAGAGATGCTCGGGTTCGCAAAATCTCAAATTGATTACATTTTAGGATCAAACCCAATGGAAACAAGTTATCTAGTCGGGTACGGTCCAAAATACCCTACTAGGGTTCATCATCGAGGCGCGTCTATAGCTTCTTTTAAAGAACACAAAGGGTTTATTGGATGTACGCAAGGATATGATAATTGGTACGCACGGTCCGAGCCTAATCCGAGTGTTTTAGTCGGGGCTTTGGTAGGAGGACCTGATCACCGGGATGAATTTGATGACCGGAGAGATAACTACGTGCAAACCGAAGCTTGTACGTACAATACTGCTCCTTTGGTAGGTGTGTTCGCGAGACTTATAGAGCTTGAAGAGCTgaaactcgaagaagaagatgtgagCTTGGTTGCAACTTATAAGagatag